A window of Xylophilus sp. GW821-FHT01B05 contains these coding sequences:
- a CDS encoding TRAP transporter large permease subunit, producing the protein MQMENFAPIMFAGLVLIMLIGFPVAFSLAALGLASGFFAIEMGWFPAGFMANLPLNMFGILSNELLLAIPFFTFMGAILEKCGLAEDMLDSMGQLFGPAKGGLGYSVIIVGFILGAITGTVAGQVIAMALISLPVMIRYGYNMRYATGVLAASGTITQLVPPSLVLIVMADQLGRSVGDMYKGAWGPSILQVLIFAGYTFALGIFKPHHVPGVPKEARTLHGWALWGKCLRGILPAAVLIFAVLGSMGGLPGIDTAIATPTEAGAMGVVGALILAAMHKRLTRPLIWDAMVGTMRLTAMVVFILIGARVFSMVFQGVDGAKWVEHMLSGLPGGQVGFLIAVNIFIFFLAFFLDFFEIAFIILPMLGPVADKLGIDLVWFGVLLCVNMQTSFMHPPFGFALFYLRGIADTLFKEKRIPVKIKSSDIYLGAIPWVAMQLLLVAIVIFVPQTVTIFLDKEEVIDVDKVKIEMPADDAQPEHAESAEDEQKRVEQMFK; encoded by the coding sequence ATGCAGATGGAAAACTTCGCCCCGATCATGTTCGCGGGCCTGGTGCTGATCATGCTGATCGGCTTCCCCGTGGCCTTCTCGCTGGCCGCGCTGGGGCTGGCCTCGGGCTTCTTCGCGATCGAGATGGGCTGGTTCCCGGCGGGCTTCATGGCCAACCTGCCGCTCAACATGTTCGGCATCCTGTCCAACGAGTTGCTGCTGGCCATCCCCTTCTTCACCTTCATGGGCGCCATCCTGGAGAAGTGCGGCCTGGCCGAGGACATGCTGGATTCGATGGGCCAGCTGTTCGGCCCGGCCAAGGGCGGCCTGGGCTACTCGGTGATCATCGTCGGCTTCATCCTGGGCGCCATCACTGGCACGGTGGCGGGCCAGGTGATTGCCATGGCGCTGATCTCGCTGCCGGTGATGATCCGCTACGGCTACAACATGCGCTATGCCACCGGCGTGCTGGCGGCGTCCGGCACCATCACGCAACTGGTGCCGCCATCGCTGGTGCTGATCGTCATGGCCGACCAGCTCGGCCGCTCGGTCGGTGACATGTACAAGGGCGCCTGGGGCCCATCCATCCTGCAGGTGCTGATTTTTGCGGGCTACACCTTCGCGCTGGGCATCTTCAAGCCGCACCACGTTCCCGGCGTGCCCAAAGAGGCGCGCACGCTGCACGGCTGGGCGCTGTGGGGCAAGTGCCTGCGCGGCATCCTGCCGGCGGCCGTGCTGATCTTTGCCGTGCTGGGCTCCATGGGCGGCCTGCCCGGCATCGACACCGCCATCGCCACCCCGACAGAAGCCGGCGCCATGGGCGTGGTCGGTGCGCTGATCCTGGCGGCCATGCACAAGCGGCTGACGCGCCCGCTGATCTGGGACGCCATGGTCGGCACCATGCGCCTGACGGCCATGGTGGTCTTCATCCTGATCGGCGCACGCGTGTTCTCGATGGTGTTCCAGGGCGTGGACGGCGCCAAGTGGGTGGAGCACATGCTGTCGGGCCTGCCCGGCGGGCAGGTGGGCTTCCTGATCGCGGTCAACATCTTCATCTTCTTCCTGGCCTTCTTCCTCGACTTCTTCGAGATCGCCTTCATCATCCTGCCCATGCTGGGCCCGGTGGCCGACAAGCTGGGCATCGACCTGGTCTGGTTCGGCGTGCTGCTGTGCGTGAACATGCAGACCAGCTTCATGCACCCGCCCTTCGGCTTTGCGCTGTTCTACCTGCGCGGCATCGCCGACACGCTGTTCAAGGAAAAGCGCATCCCCGTCAAGATCAAGTCCAGCGACATCTACCTGGGCGCCATTCCCTGGGTGGCAATGCAACTGCTGCTGGTGGCCATCGTCATCTTCGTGCCGCAGACCGTCACCATCTTCCTGGACAAGGAAGAGGTGATCGACGTCGACAAGGTCAAGATCGAGATGCCCGCAGACGACGCGCAGCCAGAGCACGCCGAGTCGGCCGAGGACGAGCAAAAGCGCGTCGAGCAGATGTTCAAGTAA
- a CDS encoding TRAP transporter small permease subunit has translation MNVLLKFALAVDWTTRKLGKIAAWAVLAAALISAGNAFVRYGLDISSNGWLEIQWYLFAATVMLGAPVVLQLNEHVRVDILYGRLKGNGKVYVDLFGLLLFLLPVMALLAWLSWPLFVRMLETGERSSNAGGLIRWPAMLLLPLGFGLMVLQGVAEIIKRVAYLTGRYEMDTHYEKPVQ, from the coding sequence ATGAACGTGCTTCTCAAATTCGCCCTGGCCGTGGACTGGACCACCCGCAAGCTCGGCAAGATCGCCGCCTGGGCGGTGCTGGCCGCGGCGCTCATCTCTGCCGGCAACGCCTTTGTGCGCTATGGCCTGGACATCAGCTCCAACGGCTGGCTCGAGATCCAGTGGTACCTGTTTGCCGCCACCGTGATGCTGGGCGCGCCGGTGGTGCTGCAGCTCAACGAGCATGTGCGGGTAGACATCCTCTACGGCCGGCTCAAGGGCAATGGCAAGGTCTATGTCGACCTGTTTGGCCTGCTGCTGTTCCTGCTGCCGGTGATGGCGCTGCTGGCCTGGCTCAGCTGGCCGCTGTTCGTGCGCATGCTGGAGACCGGCGAAAGGTCCAGCAACGCCGGTGGCCTGATCCGCTGGCCGGCCATGCTGCTGCTGCCGCTGGGCTTTGGCCTGATGGTGCTGCAGGGCGTGGCCGAGATCATCAAGCGCGTGGCCTATCTCACGGGCCGCTACGAGATGGACACCCATTACGAGAAGCCCGTGCAGTAG
- a CDS encoding response regulator transcription factor has product MRLLLVEDDVMVASGIKLGLSGAGYAVDWVGSAERAEEVLRRERFDAAIIDIGLPSTDGLELTRHLRQQGLALPILILTARDALQDRVQGLDLGADDYMIKPFELPELLARLRALLRRSQAANSAVLGFGPLELDTANRRGSVHGQPLELGPREWTVLEYLLLHAPKPTSKDKLLQALTGWDKEITANAVEVYISRLRGKIEPHGVALRAIRGFGYRLELREPGAAAT; this is encoded by the coding sequence ATGAGGCTGCTGCTGGTCGAAGACGACGTGATGGTTGCCAGCGGCATCAAGCTGGGGCTTTCGGGCGCCGGCTATGCGGTTGATTGGGTCGGCAGTGCTGAGCGTGCCGAAGAGGTGCTGCGCCGTGAACGCTTTGATGCCGCCATCATCGACATCGGCCTGCCCAGCACCGACGGCCTGGAGCTGACGCGGCACCTGCGCCAGCAGGGCCTGGCGCTGCCGATATTGATCCTTACCGCGCGCGACGCGCTGCAAGACCGGGTGCAGGGCCTGGACCTGGGCGCGGACGACTACATGATCAAGCCCTTCGAGCTGCCCGAGCTGCTGGCGCGCCTGCGTGCGCTGCTGCGGCGCTCGCAGGCCGCCAACTCTGCGGTGCTGGGCTTTGGCCCGCTGGAGCTGGACACCGCCAACCGCCGTGGCAGCGTGCACGGCCAGCCGCTGGAGCTGGGCCCGCGCGAGTGGACGGTGCTGGAGTACCTGCTGCTGCACGCGCCCAAGCCCACCAGCAAAGACAAGCTGCTGCAGGCGCTGACCGGCTGGGACAAGGAGATCACCGCCAACGCGGTCGAGGTCTACATCTCGCGCCTGCGCGGCAAGATCGAGCCGCATGGCGTGGCCTTGCGCGCCATCCGTGGCTTTGGCTACCGGCTGGAGCTGCGTGAGCCGGGGGCCGCCGCGACGTGA
- a CDS encoding ATP-binding protein, with amino-acid sequence MPRMRVEAGLQRRLLVLLLIPLLLAAVFSAWLDYRSADSAALRQDAQLLRMVPMLTDSIIVADDKGALPLVLLAPPVEEFLKERPGLAAYSVADNEGRVLHGEPWLEVPAPGTREPEFHSREQDGVRYRIVAQRVSTAAGDFVMQLADGSDPRQNWARSVLLRVLLPNLVLLAVTAVAMNIAVRHALRPLIALKEAVEHRSPRDLSPLDAQASPDEVRPLVLSLNRLFGMVNAQTESQRRFIADAAHQLRTPLAGLQAQVEAWAQAAGRTQPAPEFKENMPLAQVQPGLGAINLRASDVYKLRDATRRTSQLAHQLLALSRADAHALQGQAPEPLDLKALCEAMIEIHFDAAAAKRIDLGLDVQPVWVSGHAWLLRELLGNLVDNAVKYTPGGGTVTIRCRSARSEAGAPAAVLEVDDDGPGIAPHERARVLERFYRVQGTQGEGTGLGLAISDEIARLHGSRLLLAVGSAGHGLRASVVLPLT; translated from the coding sequence ATGCCCCGCATGCGCGTAGAGGCGGGCCTGCAGCGCCGCCTGCTGGTGCTGCTGCTGATCCCGCTGCTGCTGGCCGCGGTGTTCAGCGCCTGGCTCGACTACCGCTCTGCCGACAGCGCGGCGCTGCGCCAGGACGCGCAACTGCTGCGCATGGTGCCCATGCTGACCGACTCCATCATCGTTGCCGACGACAAGGGCGCGCTGCCGCTGGTGCTGCTGGCGCCGCCGGTGGAAGAGTTCTTGAAAGAACGCCCGGGCCTGGCCGCCTACAGCGTGGCCGACAACGAAGGCCGCGTGCTGCATGGCGAGCCCTGGCTGGAGGTGCCCGCGCCCGGCACGCGCGAGCCCGAGTTCCACAGCCGCGAGCAGGACGGCGTGCGCTACCGCATCGTCGCGCAGCGCGTCAGCACCGCAGCCGGTGACTTCGTCATGCAACTGGCTGATGGTTCTGACCCCAGGCAGAACTGGGCGCGCAGCGTGCTGCTGCGGGTGCTGCTGCCCAACCTGGTGCTGCTGGCCGTGACGGCAGTGGCCATGAACATCGCGGTGCGCCACGCGCTGCGCCCGCTGATCGCGCTCAAGGAAGCGGTCGAGCACCGCTCGCCGCGCGACCTGAGCCCGCTCGACGCGCAGGCTTCGCCCGACGAGGTGCGGCCGCTGGTGCTGTCGCTCAACCGCCTGTTCGGCATGGTCAACGCGCAGACCGAGAGCCAGCGCCGCTTCATCGCCGACGCCGCGCACCAACTGCGCACGCCGCTGGCCGGCCTGCAGGCCCAGGTGGAGGCCTGGGCGCAGGCCGCCGGCCGCACGCAGCCGGCACCAGAATTTAAAGAAAATATGCCTCTAGCCCAGGTGCAGCCTGGGCTAGGCGCTATTAATTTAAGAGCTTCTGATGTCTACAAGCTGCGCGATGCCACGCGCCGCACCTCGCAACTGGCGCACCAGTTGCTGGCCTTGTCGCGCGCCGACGCCCATGCGCTGCAAGGCCAGGCGCCCGAGCCGCTGGACCTGAAGGCGCTGTGCGAGGCCATGATCGAGATCCACTTCGACGCCGCCGCGGCCAAGCGCATAGACCTGGGCCTGGACGTGCAGCCGGTATGGGTCAGCGGCCATGCATGGCTGCTGCGCGAGCTGCTGGGCAACCTGGTGGACAACGCGGTGAAGTACACGCCCGGCGGCGGCACCGTCACCATCCGCTGCCGCAGTGCCCGCAGCGAAGCCGGCGCGCCCGCTGCCGTGCTGGAGGTGGACGACGACGGCCCCGGCATCGCCCCGCACGAGCGCGCGCGGGTGCTGGAGCGCTTCTACCGCGTGCAGGGCACGCAGGGCGAAGGCACCGGCCTGGGCCTGGCGATATCGGACGAGATCGCGCGCCTGCACGGCAGCCGCTTGCTGCTGGCCGTGGGCAGCGCCGGGCACGGGTTGCGCGCCAGCGTGGTGCTGCCGTTGACCTAG